The following proteins are co-located in the Engraulis encrasicolus isolate BLACKSEA-1 chromosome 2, IST_EnEncr_1.0, whole genome shotgun sequence genome:
- the LOC134460751 gene encoding N-acetyltransferase 8-like — protein MQLVIRQFRPSDGDAIRALFADGIQEHINPSFTHAMRQPLYLVLTLLLGVAGYLLGGWLIAVCLGALWPGLVYCCCYRLYAGFVRAKLRTDMRDIQRSYLSDPDNTFLVAEADVNGRPRCMGMVAVEGKTESGSGRRYGELFRMIVSSECRRAGLGTRLAHSAVDFCKERGFFKVVLQTSSTQRSAVALYYRMGFTLTHTHTDTEAPQWVTKLIKVTLLRMEKNF, from the exons A TGCAACTGGTTATCCGGCAGTTCCGGCCCAGTGATGGAGATGCCATCAGGGCACTGTTTGCCGATGGAATTCAGGAGCACATCAACCCCTCCTTCACCCACGCCATGCGTCAGCCGCTTTACCTCGTCCTCACCCTCTTGTTGGGTGTAGCGGGGTACCTGCTGGGCGGCTGGCTCATTGCCGTCTGCTTGGGTGCTCTTTGGCCTGGACTAGTCTACTGCTGCTGTTACAGGTTGTACGCTGGATTTGTCAGGGCAAAATTGCGCACGGACATGAGAGACATTCAGCGAAGCTACCTCAGCGACCCCGACAACACTTTCCTTGTGGCGGAGGCAGATGTGAACGGGCGGCCTCGATGTATGGGAATGGTTGCAGTGGAGGGGAAAACTGAGAGTGGAAGCGGGAGGCGATACGGCGAGCTGTTCCGCATGATTGTGTCGTCGGAGTGTCGGCGCGCGGGTCTCGGAACCCGTCTGGCACACAGCGCCGTTGACTTCTGCAAAGAGCGCGGCTTCTTCAAAGTCGTGCTGCAGACGAGCTCCACACAGCGAAGCGCAGTGGCACTGTACTACAGGATGGGCTTCACGCTGACGCACACTCACACCGACACAGAGGCACCGCAATGGGTCACCAAACTCATCAAGGTCACCCTGCTGAGGATGGAAAAAAACTTTTAA